One Marinibacterium anthonyi genomic region harbors:
- a CDS encoding urea ABC transporter, urea binding protein — protein sequence MSTKNVTRRGVLRSGALGGAGIALPTIFTASSARAFTNEPSGSTVTLGFNVPQTGPYADEGADELRAYELAVEHLNGGGDGGMLNTFSSKVLDGTGILGKKVEYVTGDTQTKSDAARASAKSMIEKDGAIMITGGSSSGVAVAVQGLCQEAGVIFMAGLTHSNDTTGKDKKANGFRHFFNGYMSGAALAPVLAKAYGSDRKAYHLTADYTWGWTQQESIAAATEALGWQTVNNVLTPLAATDFSSYIAPVLNSGADVLVLNHYGGNMVNSLTNAVQFGLREKMIDGKQFEIVVPLFSRLMARGAGENIKGILGSTNWHWSLPDDGSKTFVKSFGTKYGFPPSQAAHTCYVQTLLYADAVTRAGSFDPCAVEEALVGGDSSLPGISSEANRGFVFDGLGNGPTLYRADDHQCFKDVLVVRGKENPTSEFDLLEVVEVTPVAQVWYEPDHPMFAGGNLGQCNPGA from the coding sequence ATGTCCACAAAGAACGTCACCCGTCGCGGTGTCCTCAGAAGTGGTGCGCTCGGCGGAGCCGGCATCGCTTTGCCGACCATCTTCACCGCGTCGTCCGCCCGGGCCTTCACCAACGAGCCGTCCGGCTCGACCGTGACGCTCGGCTTCAACGTGCCCCAGACCGGGCCCTATGCCGACGAGGGCGCGGATGAATTGCGCGCCTATGAACTGGCCGTCGAACACCTGAACGGCGGCGGCGACGGCGGCATGCTGAACACCTTTTCGTCGAAGGTGCTGGATGGCACCGGGATCCTGGGCAAGAAGGTGGAATACGTCACCGGCGACACCCAGACGAAATCGGACGCCGCCCGCGCATCGGCCAAGTCGATGATCGAAAAGGACGGCGCCATCATGATCACCGGCGGGTCGTCGTCGGGCGTGGCCGTCGCCGTCCAGGGCCTGTGCCAGGAAGCCGGCGTGATCTTCATGGCCGGCCTCACCCATTCCAACGACACCACCGGCAAGGACAAGAAAGCCAACGGGTTCCGGCACTTCTTCAACGGCTACATGTCGGGTGCCGCGCTGGCGCCGGTGTTGGCCAAGGCCTATGGATCCGACCGCAAGGCCTATCACCTGACCGCCGATTACACCTGGGGCTGGACCCAGCAGGAATCCATCGCTGCCGCCACCGAAGCGCTTGGCTGGCAGACGGTGAACAACGTGCTGACGCCGCTCGCGGCCACGGATTTCTCCTCCTACATCGCGCCGGTGCTGAATTCGGGGGCCGACGTGCTGGTGCTGAACCACTACGGCGGGAACATGGTGAATTCGCTGACCAACGCGGTGCAGTTCGGCCTGCGCGAGAAGATGATCGACGGCAAGCAATTCGAGATCGTCGTGCCGCTGTTCTCGCGCCTGATGGCGCGGGGCGCGGGCGAGAACATCAAGGGCATCCTGGGGTCCACCAACTGGCACTGGTCGCTGCCCGATGACGGGTCCAAGACCTTCGTGAAATCCTTCGGCACCAAGTACGGCTTCCCGCCGAGCCAGGCCGCGCATACCTGCTACGTGCAGACGCTGCTTTATGCGGATGCCGTGACGCGGGCCGGATCCTTTGACCCCTGCGCCGTGGAAGAGGCGCTTGTGGGCGGCGACAGCTCGCTGCCGGGCATCTCGTCGGAAGCCAACCGGGGATTCGTGTTCGACGGTCTGGGCAATGGTCCGACGCTGTACCGCGCGGACGATCACCAGTGCTTCAAGGACGTACTGGTCGTGCGCGGGAAGGAAAACCCGACGTCCGAGTTCGACCTTCTGGAAGTGGTCGAGGTCACGCCCGTCGCGCAGGTCTGGTACGAACCCGACCACCCGATGTTCGCCGGCGGCAACCTCGGGCAATGCAACCCCGGCGCCTGA
- the accC gene encoding Biotin carboxylase gives MFNKILIANRGEIALRVIRAAREMGIATVAVHSTADSDAMHVRMADESVCIGPPSGTLSYLSIPAIMSACEITGAEAIHPGYGFLSENATFVQIVQDHGLTFIGPTADHIRTMGDKITAKDTMKALGVPCVPGSDGGVPDLESARKLAGEMGYPVIIKATAGGGGRGMKVAESAGTIESAFMTARSEAKAAFGNDEVYIEKYLTTPRHIEIQVFGDGKGNAVHLGERDCSLQRRHQKVFEEAPGPCITAEERAKIGKICADAVAKINYIGAGTIEFLYEKGEFFFIEMNTRLQVEHPVTESIFDVDLVREQIRVAAGLPMSFGQDDLSIRGHSIEVRINAEKLPDFSPCPGKVSVFHAPGGLGVRMDSALYNGYSIPPYYDSLIGKLIVHGRDRPEALARLKRALGELIVDGIDTTVPLFHALLEEPDILNGDYNIHWLETWLETQRAHG, from the coding sequence ATGTTCAACAAGATCCTGATCGCGAACCGGGGCGAAATCGCCCTGCGCGTGATCCGAGCGGCGCGCGAGATGGGCATTGCCACCGTCGCGGTGCATTCCACCGCCGACAGCGATGCGATGCATGTGCGCATGGCCGACGAAAGCGTCTGCATCGGTCCCCCCTCGGGGACCCTAAGCTATCTGTCGATCCCCGCGATCATGTCCGCCTGCGAAATCACCGGCGCCGAGGCGATCCACCCCGGCTATGGTTTCCTGTCGGAAAACGCGACCTTCGTGCAGATCGTGCAGGACCACGGGCTGACCTTCATCGGCCCCACCGCCGATCACATCCGCACCATGGGCGACAAGATCACCGCCAAGGACACGATGAAGGCGCTTGGCGTGCCCTGCGTGCCCGGATCCGACGGCGGCGTGCCCGACCTTGAAAGCGCCCGCAAGCTGGCCGGCGAAATGGGCTATCCCGTCATCATCAAGGCCACCGCCGGGGGTGGCGGCCGGGGCATGAAGGTGGCCGAAAGCGCCGGGACCATCGAAAGCGCCTTCATGACAGCGCGGTCCGAGGCCAAGGCCGCCTTTGGCAACGACGAGGTCTATATCGAGAAATACCTCACCACGCCGCGCCATATCGAAATCCAGGTCTTTGGCGACGGCAAGGGCAACGCGGTGCACCTGGGCGAACGCGATTGTTCGCTGCAGCGCCGGCACCAGAAGGTGTTCGAGGAAGCGCCCGGTCCCTGCATCACGGCCGAGGAACGCGCCAAGATCGGCAAGATCTGCGCCGACGCGGTCGCCAAGATCAACTATATCGGCGCCGGGACGATCGAATTCCTCTACGAGAAGGGCGAATTCTTCTTCATCGAGATGAACACCCGCCTGCAGGTGGAACACCCGGTGACGGAATCGATCTTCGATGTCGACCTGGTGCGCGAACAGATCCGTGTCGCCGCCGGCCTGCCGATGTCCTTCGGCCAGGATGACCTGTCGATCCGCGGCCATTCGATCGAGGTCCGGATCAACGCCGAAAAGCTGCCCGATTTCTCGCCCTGCCCGGGCAAGGTATCGGTCTTTCACGCGCCCGGCGGCCTGGGCGTGCGCATGGACAGCGCGCTGTACAACGGCTATTCGATCCCGCCCTACTACGACAGCCTCATCGGCAAGCTCATCGTGCACGGCCGCGACCGCCCCGAAGCGCTGGCCCGCCTGAAACGCGCCCTGGGCGAGCTGATCGTCGACGGAATCGACACCACCGTCCCGCTCTTCCATGCGCTGCTGGAAGAACCCGACATCCTGAACGGCGACTACAACATCCATTGGCTCGAGACGTGGCTGGAGACACAGCGCGCCCACGGCTGA
- the aat gene encoding Leucyl/phenylalanyl-tRNA--protein transferase, with protein sequence MSLSPEILLHGYSIGIFPMAEHREDPEIFWVDPKRRGVFPLDHFHISRSLARRLRKEEYRVTIDTDFAGVVDGCADRAETWINAEIRSHYISLFHSNHAHSLEVWEGSDLVGGVYGVVLGSAFFGESMFSRRTDTSKIALAYLVDRLRQGGFTLFDTQFVTDHLASLGAVEISRTAYHRQLRDALYRRGDFTGPPIPSAQDVIQRNTQTS encoded by the coding sequence ATGAGCCTTTCCCCCGAAATCCTGCTGCATGGCTATTCCATCGGCATCTTCCCGATGGCCGAACACCGCGAAGACCCGGAGATCTTCTGGGTCGATCCCAAGCGGCGTGGCGTCTTCCCGCTGGACCATTTCCACATCTCGCGCAGCCTGGCCCGCCGGTTGCGCAAGGAAGAATACCGGGTGACCATCGACACCGATTTCGCCGGTGTCGTCGACGGCTGCGCCGACCGGGCCGAAACCTGGATCAACGCCGAAATCCGGTCGCATTACATCTCGCTCTTCCATTCGAACCATGCCCATTCGCTGGAAGTCTGGGAAGGATCCGACCTGGTTGGCGGCGTCTACGGCGTGGTGCTGGGGTCGGCCTTCTTCGGCGAAAGCATGTTTTCGCGGCGCACCGACACGTCAAAGATCGCGTTGGCCTACCTGGTGGATCGGCTGCGCCAGGGCGGATTTACCCTGTTTGACACGCAATTCGTGACGGACCACCTGGCCTCGCTTGGCGCTGTCGAAATTTCGCGCACGGCCTATCACCGGCAGCTGCGCGATGCGCTTTATCGCCGGGGCGATTTCACCGGCCCGCCGATACCGTCCGCTCAGGACGTCATACAGCGCAATACCCAGACATCGTAA
- the tcrX gene encoding putative transcriptional regulatory protein TcrX produces MSRHVLLIEDEPNIIEAIRFLLARDGWRVDTHADGSDAVEVIRKVAPDLVVLDMMLPGKSGMDILTDLRAIPDFQALPVLMLTARGQSRDRDMAERAGVSRFMTKPFSNAEVLSAVRDLVAEVPDS; encoded by the coding sequence ATGAGCCGACATGTTCTGCTGATCGAGGATGAACCGAATATCATCGAGGCGATCCGCTTCCTGCTGGCGCGGGACGGCTGGCGCGTCGATACCCATGCGGATGGCAGCGATGCGGTCGAGGTGATCCGGAAGGTGGCGCCCGACCTGGTGGTGCTGGACATGATGCTGCCGGGAAAAAGCGGCATGGACATCCTGACCGACCTGCGCGCGATCCCCGACTTCCAGGCGCTGCCCGTGCTGATGCTGACCGCCCGCGGCCAGTCGCGCGATCGCGACATGGCCGAACGCGCCGGCGTCAGCCGTTTCATGACCAAGCCGTTTTCCAATGCCGAGGTGCTGAGCGCCGTGCGTGACCTGGTGGCCGAGGTTCCGGATTCGTGA
- a CDS encoding leucine/isoleucine/valine transporter permease subunit, which translates to MLGLDKKDTTLLMAVAILTLLAPFILNPFPEGSNMAQFNAGYPDLMQRFVIFGIFAVGFNILFGLTGYLSFGHAAFLGIGSYAAVWMFKLLGYGILPGIALAVVVSGLFALAIGFVSLRRSGIYFSILTLAFAQMSFALAYSVLTPLTNGETGLQVYTDDPQILAGPNAPIVPHLFGLPMNETYKMTIGPWLFQFNAGYYVCAVVMLIVVYLAIRIFRSPFGLMLRAVKSNQQRMGYTGLNTRPYTLAAFVISGMYAGLAGGLMASMDPLAGAERMQWTASGEVVLMTILGGAGTLIGPILGAGFIKYFENIFSKINDNVLHGWFAVLPDWLNDTLVFLLHPFIGKGWHLTLGLLFMLVVIFLPGGLVEGGQRLARWIRGGRKSKDDKPAATTKPAE; encoded by the coding sequence ATGCTCGGTCTCGACAAGAAGGACACCACGCTGCTGATGGCGGTCGCCATCCTGACGCTGCTGGCCCCCTTCATCCTGAACCCCTTCCCCGAAGGGTCCAACATGGCCCAGTTCAACGCGGGCTACCCGGACCTGATGCAGCGCTTCGTGATCTTCGGGATCTTCGCGGTGGGCTTCAACATCCTCTTCGGCCTCACCGGTTACCTGTCGTTCGGCCACGCCGCCTTCCTTGGCATCGGGTCCTACGCCGCCGTCTGGATGTTCAAGCTGCTGGGCTACGGCATCCTTCCGGGCATCGCGCTGGCCGTCGTCGTCTCGGGCCTCTTCGCGCTGGCCATCGGCTTCGTGTCGCTGCGCCGCTCGGGTATCTACTTCTCGATCCTGACGCTGGCCTTCGCCCAGATGTCCTTTGCGCTGGCCTATTCGGTGCTGACGCCGCTGACCAACGGCGAAACCGGCCTGCAGGTCTATACCGACGACCCCCAGATCCTGGCCGGGCCAAACGCCCCCATCGTGCCCCACCTGTTCGGGCTGCCGATGAACGAAACCTACAAGATGACCATCGGTCCCTGGCTCTTCCAGTTCAACGCCGGCTATTACGTCTGCGCGGTGGTCATGCTGATCGTCGTCTACCTGGCGATCCGCATCTTCCGTTCGCCCTTCGGGTTGATGCTGCGCGCGGTAAAGTCGAACCAGCAGCGCATGGGCTACACGGGGTTGAACACCCGGCCCTACACGCTGGCCGCCTTCGTGATCTCGGGCATGTACGCGGGGCTTGCCGGGGGGCTCATGGCGTCGATGGACCCGCTGGCGGGGGCCGAGCGCATGCAGTGGACCGCATCGGGCGAGGTTGTGCTGATGACCATCCTCGGCGGTGCCGGCACCCTGATCGGGCCGATCCTGGGCGCGGGGTTCATCAAGTATTTCGAAAACATCTTCTCGAAGATCAACGACAATGTCCTGCACGGCTGGTTCGCCGTCCTGCCGGACTGGCTGAACGACACGCTGGTGTTCCTGCTGCACCCGTTCATCGGCAAGGGCTGGCACCTGACGCTGGGCCTCTTGTTCATGCTGGTCGTGATCTTCCTGCCCGGTGGCCTTGTCGAAGGCGGCCAAAGGCTGGCGCGCTGGATCCGCGGCGGCCGAAAAAGCAAGGACGACAAACCCGCGGCCACCACAAAACCGGCCGAATAA
- the lptB_1 gene encoding Lipopolysaccharide export system ATP-binding protein LptB — protein sequence MGILDIKDVSKRFGGLKALSDVNLSVRENTVHAIIGPNGAGKSTLLNCLVGKLIPDTGSVMFDGQSVLGRSPYEINQMGISRVFQTPEIFGDLTVLENMMIPCFATRDGAFELNAMSRVMKQRDVLETAEKMLVDMNMADKRHMHAASMSRGDKRRLEIGMCLSQNPRLLLLDEPTAGMARADTNNTIDLLKEIKDSRDITIAIIEHDMHVVFSLADRITVLAQGSPLVEDDPQNIRGNPKVREAYLGESA from the coding sequence ATGGGCATTCTCGACATCAAGGACGTGAGCAAACGCTTCGGCGGGCTGAAGGCGCTCTCGGACGTGAACCTATCGGTGCGCGAAAATACCGTGCACGCGATCATCGGGCCGAACGGGGCGGGCAAGTCGACGCTGCTGAACTGCCTGGTGGGCAAGCTGATCCCCGACACCGGGTCGGTCATGTTTGACGGGCAATCGGTGCTGGGCCGCTCGCCCTACGAAATCAACCAGATGGGGATTTCCCGCGTGTTCCAGACGCCCGAGATCTTCGGCGATCTCACGGTGCTGGAAAACATGATGATCCCCTGCTTCGCCACCCGCGACGGCGCCTTCGAGCTGAACGCGATGAGCCGGGTCATGAAACAGCGCGACGTGCTGGAAACGGCCGAGAAGATGCTGGTCGACATGAACATGGCCGACAAGCGCCACATGCACGCGGCGTCGATGTCGCGGGGCGACAAGCGCCGGCTCGAGATCGGCATGTGCCTGTCCCAGAACCCCCGCCTGCTGCTGCTGGACGAACCCACCGCCGGGATGGCGCGCGCCGATACCAACAACACGATCGACCTGCTGAAGGAGATCAAGGACAGCCGCGACATCACCATCGCCATCATCGAACACGACATGCACGTGGTGTTCTCGCTGGCCGACCGGATCACCGTGCTGGCCCAGGGCAGCCCCCTGGTCGAAGACGATCCCCAGAACATCCGGGGCAACCCCAAGGTGCGCGAAGCCTACCTGGGCGAAAGTGCGTGA
- the accB gene encoding Biotin carboxyl carrier protein of acetyl-CoA carboxylase, with protein sequence MTNDTHIADVAFIKALAELLRDNDLTELEVTRDYGDDDSLSVRVSRAQPAPAPAAPAQYYAPAAPAAAAPVMAEAAPAAEPSDPASHPGAVTSPMVGTVYMQPEPGAPAFVTVGAQVSEGDTLLIVEAMKTMNHIPAPRSGTVKRILVEDGASVEYGSPLVIIE encoded by the coding sequence ATGACGAACGACACGCATATTGCGGACGTGGCCTTTATCAAGGCCCTGGCAGAGCTGCTGCGGGACAATGACCTGACCGAACTGGAAGTGACCCGCGACTATGGCGACGACGACAGCCTGTCGGTCCGCGTAAGCCGCGCTCAGCCCGCCCCGGCACCCGCCGCCCCGGCCCAGTATTATGCTCCTGCCGCGCCGGCCGCCGCTGCGCCCGTCATGGCCGAGGCCGCCCCGGCCGCCGAACCGTCGGACCCCGCGTCTCATCCCGGCGCCGTGACCTCGCCCATGGTGGGCACCGTCTACATGCAGCCCGAACCGGGCGCGCCCGCCTTCGTGACCGTTGGCGCCCAGGTGTCCGAAGGCGACACGCTGCTGATCGTCGAGGCGATGAAGACCATGAACCACATCCCCGCGCCGCGTTCGGGCACCGTCAAGCGGATCCTCGTCGAGGACGGCGCCTCGGTCGAATACGGCTCGCCGCTCGTCATCATCGAGTGA
- the livF_1 gene encoding LIV-I protein F has translation MNVKPDFSKNANMATTAPAFLSVWDMHAYYGESYIVQGITFNVHEGEILALLGRNGAGKTTTLRSIARLDNPEVRHGEIWLDHQPLHRMKSYEAATTGLGLVPEDRRIIPGLTVEENLQLAQIAPPVGWSIERLYDLFPRLGERRKQEGVTLSGGEQQMLSIARALARDIKVLLLDEPYEGLAPVIVDEIEKTLIHIKEQGMTTIIVEQNAVRALELADRAVILDTGSIVFDGTAAEVLENHDLRAEYLAI, from the coding sequence ATGAACGTCAAACCCGACTTCTCCAAGAACGCCAACATGGCGACCACCGCGCCGGCCTTCCTGTCGGTCTGGGACATGCACGCCTATTACGGCGAAAGCTACATCGTGCAGGGCATCACCTTCAACGTGCACGAGGGCGAGATCCTGGCGCTTCTGGGCCGCAACGGGGCCGGCAAGACGACGACGCTGCGCTCCATCGCGCGGCTCGACAATCCCGAGGTCCGCCATGGCGAGATCTGGCTCGACCACCAGCCGCTGCACAGGATGAAAAGCTACGAGGCCGCGACCACCGGCCTGGGCCTGGTGCCCGAAGACCGCCGCATCATCCCCGGCCTCACGGTCGAGGAGAACCTGCAGCTGGCCCAGATCGCGCCGCCCGTCGGCTGGTCGATCGAAAGGCTCTACGACCTGTTCCCGCGCCTGGGCGAACGCCGCAAGCAGGAGGGCGTGACGCTTTCGGGCGGCGAGCAGCAGATGCTGTCCATCGCCCGGGCGCTGGCGCGCGACATCAAGGTGCTGCTGCTGGACGAACCTTACGAGGGGCTTGCCCCGGTGATCGTGGACGAGATCGAAAAGACGCTCATCCACATCAAGGAACAGGGCATGACCACGATCATCGTCGAACAGAACGCCGTGCGGGCCCTGGAACTGGCCGACCGGGCGGTGATCCTGGACACCGGGTCCATCGTCTTCGACGGCACCGCGGCGGAAGTCCTGGAAAACCACGACCTGCGCGCCGAATACCTGGCGATCTGA
- a CDS encoding transcriptional regulator, y4mF family gives MARESLTGSRIRERRSMAGLKQADLARQIGISASYLNLIEHNRRRIGGKLLVNIAHSLGVEPSMLTEGAEATLIATLREAAADAEITADETDRADEFAGRFPAWAEVLATAHRRIASLERTVEILSDRLTHDPHLAASVHELLSTAAAIRSTAQILAEPGELEREWRDRFHRNLNEDSLRLAESCKALVDYLDESGAAEEKRGVPQEEMEAFVAASGYHYPQLETSGTAVDALVQESAELTTGAARQITAEMLGRYAADARRMPLPRMREALERFGFAPLALAEVFGTDLAAVLRRLAAMPPGVLPDPVGLVTCDAAGSLLFRKPVDGFAVPRFGATCPLWPMFTALARPLTPLRRTLTQEGRSAAVFDAFSIAQPVGSRDFNQDPLFHATMLVRRIPGGRAEGTPEAVGSTCRVCPRSACQARREPSILSEGF, from the coding sequence ATGGCGCGCGAATCCCTGACAGGCAGCCGGATCCGGGAGCGGCGGTCGATGGCCGGTCTGAAACAGGCCGACCTTGCCCGTCAGATCGGGATTTCGGCCTCCTATCTCAACCTTATCGAGCACAACCGGCGGAGAATCGGCGGCAAGTTGCTTGTCAATATCGCTCATTCCCTTGGGGTTGAACCGTCGATGCTGACCGAGGGGGCGGAGGCGACGTTGATCGCCACGTTGCGCGAGGCGGCCGCCGATGCCGAGATCACGGCGGATGAAACCGACCGTGCCGACGAATTCGCCGGCCGCTTTCCCGCCTGGGCCGAGGTCCTGGCCACCGCCCATCGCCGCATCGCCTCGCTTGAGCGCACGGTCGAGATCCTGTCAGACCGGCTGACGCACGACCCGCACCTGGCGGCCTCGGTGCATGAACTGCTGTCGACGGCGGCGGCGATCCGGTCGACTGCCCAGATCCTGGCCGAACCGGGAGAGTTGGAGCGGGAATGGCGCGACCGGTTTCACCGCAACCTGAACGAGGACAGCCTGCGGCTGGCCGAAAGCTGCAAGGCGCTGGTGGATTACCTGGACGAAAGCGGTGCGGCCGAGGAAAAGCGCGGCGTCCCGCAGGAGGAGATGGAGGCCTTTGTCGCGGCCTCGGGCTATCATTACCCGCAGCTTGAAACCAGCGGCACGGCAGTCGACGCGCTGGTTCAGGAGAGCGCCGAACTGACCACCGGCGCGGCGCGCCAGATCACCGCCGAGATGCTGGGCCGCTACGCCGCCGATGCGCGGCGGATGCCGCTGCCCCGGATGCGCGAGGCGCTGGAGCGGTTCGGTTTCGCGCCGCTGGCGCTGGCCGAGGTCTTTGGCACCGACCTGGCGGCGGTACTGCGCCGTCTGGCCGCGATGCCGCCCGGGGTGCTGCCCGATCCGGTCGGGCTGGTGACCTGCGACGCCGCCGGCAGCCTGTTGTTCCGCAAACCGGTCGATGGGTTCGCCGTGCCCCGCTTTGGCGCGACCTGTCCGCTGTGGCCGATGTTCACCGCGCTGGCCCGTCCGCTGACCCCGCTCAGGCGCACGTTGACGCAGGAAGGGCGCAGCGCGGCCGTGTTCGATGCGTTTTCGATTGCACAGCCGGTCGGTTCGCGCGATTTCAACCAGGATCCGCTGTTTCACGCGACGATGCTGGTGCGGCGGATCCCGGGAGGACGGGCCGAGGGCACGCCGGAGGCCGTGGGCAGCACCTGCAGGGTGTGTCCGCGAAGCGCGTGCCAGGCGCGGCGGGAGCCGTCGATCCTGAGCGAAGGGTTTTGA
- a CDS encoding EthD protein: protein MTMTLQVVYPVTEGTTFDYDYYFDTHMPMVEDHMGAHIQEAFATRGVSGAPGQPAPYYAIATMKFADQAALNAALGASGPVVADIANFTNCEAQMLIGQVG, encoded by the coding sequence ATGACGATGACGCTGCAGGTGGTCTATCCGGTGACGGAGGGGACCACGTTCGACTATGATTATTACTTCGACACGCACATGCCGATGGTCGAGGACCACATGGGCGCCCATATCCAGGAGGCTTTTGCCACGCGCGGCGTTTCGGGCGCACCGGGCCAGCCGGCGCCCTATTACGCCATTGCCACGATGAAGTTCGCGGACCAGGCGGCGTTGAATGCCGCGTTGGGGGCATCGGGGCCCGTGGTGGCCGATATTGCGAATTTCACCAATTGCGAAGCGCAGATGCTGATCGGGCAGGTCGGCTGA
- the livH_1 gene encoding LIV-I protein H, translating into MDAILLQVLNGLDKGSAYALIALGLTLIFGTLGVVNFAHGALFMIGAFCAVTLQRILNLSFETVDATRTDFLGNPLKVKTPYVEAWFGPDVGATIIDWAVPLSILLAIPVMVLLGLAMERGLIKHFYKRPHADQILVTFGLAIVLQEIIKLWFGANPIQTPAPEALMGVANVGAILGLDLPYPIWRIVYFCFAAIIIFAVFAFLQFTTFGMVVRAGMADRETVGMLGINIDRRFTIMFGMASAVAGLAGVMYGPINPPNYHMGMDFLVLSFVVVVVGGMGSLPGAVLAGFLLGILESFASTTWATTTIPGINQIIIYLVAIIVLLTRPRGLMGRKGVMED; encoded by the coding sequence ATGGACGCCATCCTGCTTCAGGTCCTGAACGGGCTCGACAAGGGCTCGGCCTACGCGCTGATCGCGCTTGGACTGACACTGATCTTCGGCACGCTCGGCGTGGTCAACTTCGCCCATGGCGCGCTGTTCATGATAGGCGCCTTCTGCGCGGTCACGCTGCAGCGCATCCTCAACCTGTCGTTCGAAACGGTCGATGCGACCCGGACCGACTTCCTCGGCAACCCGCTGAAGGTCAAGACACCCTATGTCGAGGCCTGGTTCGGCCCCGATGTCGGCGCCACGATCATCGACTGGGCGGTGCCGCTGTCGATCCTGCTGGCCATCCCGGTGATGGTCCTTCTGGGCCTTGCCATGGAACGCGGCCTGATCAAGCATTTCTACAAGCGCCCTCATGCCGACCAGATCCTGGTGACCTTCGGCCTGGCCATCGTCCTGCAGGAAATCATCAAGCTGTGGTTCGGCGCCAACCCGATCCAGACCCCCGCGCCCGAGGCGCTGATGGGCGTGGCCAACGTGGGGGCGATCCTCGGGCTGGACCTGCCCTACCCGATCTGGCGCATCGTCTATTTCTGCTTCGCCGCCATCATCATATTCGCCGTCTTCGCCTTCCTGCAATTCACCACCTTCGGCATGGTGGTCCGCGCCGGCATGGCCGATCGTGAAACCGTCGGCATGCTGGGCATCAACATCGACCGCCGGTTCACCATCATGTTCGGCATGGCCTCCGCCGTGGCGGGGCTTGCCGGCGTCATGTACGGGCCGATCAACCCGCCCAATTACCACATGGGCATGGACTTCCTGGTGCTGTCCTTCGTGGTCGTCGTGGTGGGCGGCATGGGGTCGCTGCCGGGCGCCGTGCTGGCCGGGTTCCTGCTGGGCATCCTGGAAAGCTTTGCCTCGACCACCTGGGCCACCACCACGATCCCCGGCATCAACCAGATCATCATCTACCTTGTCGCCATCATCGTCCTTCTGACCCGTCCGCGCGGTCTGATGGGACGCAAAGGCGTGATGGAGGACTAA